The following is a genomic window from Heliangelus exortis chromosome 26, bHelExo1.hap1, whole genome shotgun sequence.
AAGTTGCTGGGAAATATACTGCCTTGCAGGGCCTGTCGGGCTGCAGGCACTGTGCTGTGTCTTTGCCATGGCTTGTCCTGCCATGCCACCTCTTCTGCACcagggatgggtttttttttctttttaaagcctGGCTGAGGGGCAGGGCCTGGTGGTTCCAGCCAGCTTAGGCTGAGCTCCTCAGGGATGTAGCCATGGCCCTGCTAGACATCCTTCTGTCCTTGCCCAGCCCTGTGACAGAGCTAGGATGGTCTCCAGGGTGACAAAAGAGCCTGGCAGCCCTCCTGTCCCCTTCCTGTATTGGGTATACTGGTTTCCAGGCCATCATCCCAGTCTCATTCACTCCCCAGGGTGAAGGGGTTGTGTCCAGGAGCCCTGGTACCACTGGGAAACAACATCGgtgttttaattgctttttttttttttttttttctgttcaccGGGACTGGAGATATTTATGGATGTGGGGattgcaaaattatttattagatGGAGTATCTGGGGATAGAGTGAGATAAATCACTGTGTCCGGTATTGAATGGAGCAGACGCTCTGTAATTTAAACAGCTTTAATAAATATGCTAAAATATGAGCCTTGTCAGGGGCTGTAATGAGAGCTGGTTATCGGGGTCTCAGCTGTGGGGGTGGTAGGGGGGGAGCAAGGAGGGGGACAGAGCCAGATGTGGTGCTGTGGTGGCTTTGCTCATCTTTCTGTCTTGCAGTTCCCCCCCAGATTGTCAACATCTCATCAGACATCACCGTGAATGAAGGCAGCAGTGTGACCCTCATGTGCTTGGCTTTTGGGAGACCAGAGCCCACTGTCACGTGGAGGCACCTCTCTGGCAAAGGTGAGAGCATCACCAGGGGACAACAAGCCAccaggggcagaggaggggactTGCCTGGGTTGTGTGGGACAGCCAGATGTCCCTGTAGAGGTGCCTGGTGTTCTCCTCCTGTCTGTTGTAGAGGATGGAGGTCCTGGGGTGGGAGCAAGGATGTGTTGTTAGGTGGTCTCCCAAGCAAAAGGTGTGCCAGGTGAGGAGGGTGTCAGGGGTGGGGACCCGGCGTGGGTGATGGTGGCCAGGAGTGATGGTGCCACGTTTTTGGGGTGTCTCGCAgggcagggctttgtgagtgAGGATGAGTACCTGGAGATCACAGGCATCACCCGGGAGCAGTCCGGGGAGTACGAGTGCAGCGCCGTCAACGACGTGGCCGTCCCCGACGTGAGGAAAGTCAAAGTCACTGTCAACTGTGAGTGCAAGGGGTGGGGGAGAGGTTGGGGGTCACAGAAGGGTGGTGCTGGCAGGGTGTTGGCAGGTGTAGCCCAGCATCACGTGGCCTGGCATCTCCACAGACCCTCCATACATCTCCAACGCCAAGAACACGGGCGCCTCGGTGGGCCAGAAGGGCATCCTGCAGTGCGAGGCCTCGGCTGTCCCCGTGGCAGAGTTCCAGTGGTTCAAGGAGGACACCaggtgaggggctgcagggctggggacatggggcagccatggggcaggaggtggctgaggaggAAGGCTGCAGCCAGCTCATTTTGGTGGGGCTGAGCGCTCAGCTGGGGTCCCAGGGTTTTTCCTCCTGGGGATGGTGGTTGTGGCTCGTGGGGGGTTAAGGGGACTTGTGTGGGAGGGTTTTTCCTCCAGGGTTTTTCCTTCTGGGGATGGTGGTTGTGGCTCGTGGGGGTTAAAGGGAGTTGTGTCGGTCAGGCAGGAGATGTGGGTTATGGGATGGAGAGCACATCCCACACCGTGCTTTGGGGTAGCATGGTGGGTGGAGGGGCTTgtcctggggggctgtggggagtCTGGTGGGGGAATATGCGGGTGTGTAGTGGTGTTGGctggggagatgggaagaggTGGCCAAGGGAGGGGTGAAGATAGGTGTCAGAGGGGTGGGGTGGTGCTCTGAGCACTGTTTCCCACTCTTTCCTGCAGGTTAGCAAATGGGCTGGAGGGCGTGAGGATTGAGAGCAAGGGCCGGCTCTCAACGCTGACCTTCTTCAACGTCTCGGAGAAGGACTATGGCAACTACACGTGTGTGGCCACAAACAAGCTGGGCAACACCAATGCCAGCATCATCCTGTATGGTAGGTGCCCTGGTTTTCTTtgcagcaaggaggaggagaaggttgTAGAGGATGAAGTGGGGTCTAGGAGGCACAGGGCAAGGGTTTGGCCATGATGAACATGGTGTGGTGGGGGTCTCCTGGGGTGTGTGCCCTGTGTTGTGGCACAGCCTTGGTGGGCAGATAAGCCCCATGTGTCCTCTTGGTTGTTCTGTCATTTTCTGATCTGTGGGATGGGAATGAGTATTGGGAGGGTGAGAGCATCAGAAGGTGAAGAGCTTTCTGGGAAGCTTTAATATGTGGTTTATTATTACTAGTAGTGTTTTGAGGTTTATGGGGGAAGACAAAGTTGTGGGAAGGATTTGAGGGAGACAAGAGGGTAGGTGGCTGGGTGTCTCAGTGAGGGCGATCCTCAAATGGGAGGTGTGTAAAGATTTGGGGAGCAATGAGGATAAATGCAAGCAGAATGTCTAGCCTGGATGTCAAGAGAGCAATAGGAACATGCTTTTGGAGGCATGAGGCTCTGCTTGcacaggttttgttttgagaCCTGTCCTTTGATGGCACAAGAGAGTGCCACCACATTGTGAGCATGGCCAGGGCAGCCTCATACCAACCTGGACCACGAGTGGTCCACACCAACACCTGGACCTCATACCAACACCATCAACACTCTTCAAACCCACTCTCCCCACCTGAGGTGGAGACAGGGAAGGTGATGGGGATGCAGCCATCTTACACTCACTGCCATCTTAACactctccccttttttccccttcctttctctcctgcaCAGGACCCGGAGCAGTGCACGACGGTGGCAACGTGGCATCCCGGGCAGCCGCCGGCCTCTGCCTCTGGgcctcctccctctttgctcGCCTCCTCCTCGACTTTTGATAAGGGAGTGGAGGGTCCCGGGAAGCCCCACCACGGGCTCTGCCCACCTCTCCACCCGGGGACTCCTCTCCGTCGGGCGGGTGCCGGGCCGGAGGACGGGTGGCAGCTCCCAGCATCCCGGGACGGCCGCCTCTCCCACCCCCGGGATGGTTCCTGCCGCCGGTTACGCTGTACAGACCCCACCACGTGCCACCAGACTCTCACCCACCATCGTCACCCCGGGGGATGTGGTGTGGCACGGACGGGGCTCTTCGTGGCCACCTCGTCTCCGGGTCCCCGGGGAGGGGTGCGCGGAGCTCATCGCCAGGGATGTCCATCTCGTCGTCTTGCTAAGCCACCTACGCCCGAAAAGGACCCCGAGGTTGAagcctcctggctctgccttcaGCCCTCTCGCTCATGAATGTCAGTTCTCGCCGCCAAAGCTCCTCCCCAAGCACCCCAAACATCACCTCTCCCTGGCCTCGTGCTCACTGGTCTGTTCTGAGGGGCTCACCCAACACAACCACTTGTCCTTCGGGGGTCATGCACCTCTTTCTCCCAGCTAACACCATCCCCGactccccaaaacccctcacCTTGAAGGCAGGAGGCTGCTCTCCCAGGAATGGGAGTCTTGGGGACCACCGCCCTGTCTCATGGGGATGAGaaccttcctgctgctccctggacccccacctgctctgctgctgcccccccTAATGCCAGGACCTGCTCTCGCCCTGCTGGCACTCGTCAGGGAGGGTTCCTCTGGCTTTGTTTTCCAAGCACTTTCCAACCTGCACATCAAAAGCACAGCCCCACCAACACCGAGCAGAGGCACTGAACCTCACAGCACACCACCAGCTAACAAGCCTCTTCTCCTACAGCTCCGAGGTCAGCCAAGCTTTCAGCCAAGCATCTCTGCCTCCCCAAAAGACAGAATCCAACGTGTTTGACCCCGTGGAGGAGGCTCAGGCTCCTCCACTTTGTGCCGACAAAGCAGGGACAAGGACGGCTTCTGTGCCCCTAGCTTGCTGCTCATCCCTGCTGCCAACCAACAAAATGCCTTCACCAACAAAATGGATGTGGCCAGACTCGAccctctgcttcctccagcagcccctgggagccTCCATCCCTGTCATCCACAGCAGCAGTGGTTTCCCTCACTATGCCCGTGGTGGCAGTCCCGAGCCTTCCCGATGCTCTGTGACCATCTGGGTGTCCTTTGGGGCCATGGTCTGGGGATAGACCCTTTCATCCTGCTCCTAAAAAGTCACTTGCAGCACCAGACCCTACACTTGCAACGGGGACACAGCTCTCCAGCACGGCGCTGAGCAAGCACACAAAGCATCCCCCAGCACCTtgccccttccttctccctccatcACCAAGATGGCTTCACAGCATCAGACCCCACAGACACTGGTTTTTCCCCACACCCACACTGCCACTGCCTCCTTGTCCCACTGTCCTGCTTTCTGTGGCTGGGAGGAAGCTGGGGTGCTGGTCCTCGGTGCACAACACAGTGAAAGAAACCAACCTAGTCCTGAGGCTCTGAGGTGCCACCACCCCATCTTCTATGCTGCTACCACCTCTCCTCGTCCCCTGCTGCCTGGGACCTGGGGTGTGAGGCTGTCACCAAATAAACCACAGGTACAAAACCCTTGAAAGCTCCTGGACTGTTAACATGGTAAAATCCACCTGGCCCAACGTGCTGGCTGACCTGATGGGTGGAGATCTGGCACACCCCATCCCCTGGTCCAGGGGCATCTCAGCTGTGCCACGTCCTACCCTGTGGCACCATCTTCAGCCAGCACTGTGACACCCGTGTCCTTGCCCACACCAAAAGTACCCTTGGGCAGGGGAGAAGCCTCACCCACATCCCTTGGCTGCTtcacacccccccccctggTGCCTCCTGGTGCCCCCTCACCCAAGCCAGCCCCTTGTCCCTTTGTCCCCGTGGCAGGGCTGGAGGCCACGATGGATCAGGCGAGGACGAGATGCTGCGCCACACGCTGAGGCTGATGGACCCggccttgggggggggggttcctCCTCACCCCaatcttctccttcccctggtGGGGTGGGCTCCCCTGTCCTCCTCCCCAGCGTTCAACTTTCTCGTGCCATGTAACGTGCCATTGTGAGGAACGTGTTGGCTGGCTGAGGCTCAGCCCCCGGGGTGGGACAGCCCCCTTCATTCGGATGCTCAGGTGGGGGTATTCGGGTGCTCggggttttgggttggtttttttttttcggggggggggagtgtggctcctggggctctgctcctgccGAGGGTCAGTCTTGAGTTTCTGTCGCTCATTGTATTCCGAAGGTGGCTGTACTACCTGAGATTTGTGCATGTTACATTGTAGTTGTAACCTTTTCTAATTCGGCAAGAATAAGAGATGGTTGTGATTGTGCAGTGTATCAATAAAGTTTGAAGAACTTTGTACCTTTGGGGCTTTGCTTTGTGGCCAACGTGCACCTAGAGGGCTCCTGAGTGCCCAGAACTCCCGTGGTTCCTGGAGCCTCATTCTACACTTAATTAAAGCCTCAGTTCCCTTCTGGTGACAGTGACACTTGGAACCCCCAGCCAGGGCTCACTGCAGTTGGAGCCCTTCCTCACTCAGCTCCTCTGTGCCCCAAGAACCAACCTGGTGGCTCTGCTAGGAcattcttgcaaaaaaaaaaaaaaaaaaaagcagtaccTGGCACACCAGAAATCAAGCTGAATGAATCCAGCAATATCCATACAAACACATTAAGCCAACCAAAACTTATTCATATATTCAACTCCCTTcagccattaaaaataaaccaatacATCTTCAAAACTTGCCAAATTTGAAGCACATGCCTGGACAACATGGTCAAACCTGGCACAACTAAGAGTAGCTAAATGCTAAAGGTGCAATCTCATAATAAATATAATCAAATTCAAATATACAAACATATGCTGATGTATTCTGCCAGCCTCATAAATATTTAGTGCTATGCTAATATTATCAGGTGTTTACAGCACATCTGGCACAGCTTTGCCTAAGATGGCCAAATATGGCCCAAATGAATTTAAACTTAAGCCACCTTTTCAAATCCAGCAAGATCTGGAATGGCACAGCAtgatgctctgcagagcagatggCTCTGGTAAAATCTGGAATATCTTACAAGGTATGCAAATTGTGCAAAATTTTAAGAATATGCCCCACTCGTGGCCAAACCCCAACTGACAACAAATAAAGACTAAAACCccaaacttgaaaaataaaaaaaaaaaaatcaaatctattCATGTAATCAAACTTCTTCCTATATTCTGCAGGTACTCATGAGAGAGCAGGGGCAAACCTGCTCCAATTTCTGTGCCAGCTGTGTGATGCCAGCACAATCAAGTCAATGTATGCTAATGTTTTCTGCTGGTATTCATGAATATTCATGAGCATGCCAGGGTTTTTGGCACACCTGCCACAGCCTCACAGTCCCAACCAAGTCACTTTATTCTGCCAGCACCCAGAGTTTAACATGTTACATCATAGTCTGgcaaaatatattcaaatatattcaTTTTAGGCTGAACGTGGCACATCTATTCCAATCTATTCAGGGCTGGTGCTGTTAGGATGGGGCTTTATCCTTTAGCCAAAATATTGCTGATTTTCAACCAGTGTTAGAGGTTGTCCTGCTCTCCACGTGCCACTGCCCTTGGGGTGATGGTGTGACACATTTTGTTATCACGTTACGTATTTGAgcatctcccccatctccacTTCCCTGCACCATTTCTATTTAATTTACAAGTCTGTACACAACAATCTCTTGTATAAAAGGATatatttcctcttctccaaacaggaaaggaaaaaaaaacccacatagaATTTGATGTCACACATAATCTCCATCTCCACTTCCTTGCACCATTGCTATTTCATTAACAAGTCTGTACTAAACATCTCTTGTATAAAAGGATATATTCcctatatgtatatatatatatatattctccaaacaagaaaaaaagaaaaaccacaaagaatTTGATGTCACACATAATCTCTATGTGAACATACATGTATTTGACATCATTTGGAAAGGCACACAAGGAAAGactcagactttttttttttttttttttttaatttttctccctgATCTACTCGGTGATTTTGAAAAGGAACATCTCAAAGTCATTGCCTGCTTTTGGTGAGCCAGGACATGGcctttctctgctctgcctctgccagaCAGTTCCTGGACAAGAAGATCAGGAAGGCTCCACTGCAGCTGAAGCTTTGATGTGCTGAGAGCCCATGTGAAGAGCACCAAGGCAGCCTCCAACTCCAGGCATGGGACAGGCTTCCATTTGTTCTCCAGGAATTACTTTGGTTTcgagttgattttttttttgtgttatgaATCCCCTCATCCATTAATTACCTTATTCATTGAATTTTACCagttttttgggggaaaaaaaggagttttcaGTGTTGCATGCAAGGAGGGCATCAACTTTGTACTGCATTCATACAGAGGGGATTCTTCCCCCCTATTCCACTCTCATGGATGTGTACAACAGAGATTTGGAGCCCTGACCACCATGCAGAATGGGTTGGTGCTGGCACATCCCATGTTGCCAGGCTCCTCCCTACCCATGGATGGGCCTGGGATCAAGGGAGAaggtgggagaaggagaagccaggaatGCTCTCATGTGGAATGACCCTGAAACCCACCACTGAGAAGTCACTTACCCAAGTGGACAGTGCCCTCCTGCTTGCCCTTGAGAAATAGCACTGGCACCTTTCTGCCTACACAGGGAGAGCAGATGAGATGCATATACAGAAACCCAAGATTTACTATaaacggaaaaaaaaaagatcttaaaaATCAGGAATAAAAGGCACCAAATTGAATTAACCTGAATATTAGGATAGCAGGGTTTTAGGGTACCAGggtaagaagaaaacaaacaaataaccaAATAATCACCAACTATTTCACAAGGGTTAATTGAGTGCTAGCAGCTTATTTACTAATAGGTCTTATCTAGAGCAATGATTAAAATTACACCTTATGGCAATGTGGTAAGACAATAATTGCAGTCTTCTCTCATATTTAAAAGGATCCAGAAGTCTTAAAGTCCCAAAGCTTACAAGTCATACTTTTCTTTAACCTTTTGAAGCTACTGAAGATATGAATAAGAATTCATATGTAGGGATTGGGTATTTCTTACCCTTCCTCTTGGCATGGCAGGGAGTCCCTTTCTCTTGAGGAGTCACCACTCAAGTTTCCCTGCTAGAGGAAAATCCCCTTTTGGAGAACAAAGGGAAAAACCCAAGAAAGCCCTTTTTTTCACTaaggaaattcttcactttATCTGTCCATTCTTATTTGGTCTGCTTGGCCTGGCTGGAGCCAAGCTGGGCACTGTGTTCTTCaacacaggagagcagctggtgACACAGACATCAGCTTGGCCTTCTATTTGTACTTTTAAGACTGTTACAAGTTCAGGGTttgttcccttttctttccctgggaAACCCTCCAACTCCAGGCCAAAGGCTGTGAAACTGAGAGACAGAGAGCAACTGAATCacacagggaaactgaggcagggacaCTGAGGCAGAGGATGCTGCTACACCATGACTGCTGTCAAAAACTTTATATTATGAAGTGGTAATGAAGGCACCTCTTGCAATATAAGTGTCCTGAATTTATGTTTGTGTTAGAATTATATCAAATCAAATCAGATATGCTAAGAAATATTGAAATAGATCATTTAGGATGGGTTACTTGTGGTGCTCTCCAGTCCATGCACTGCCCTTTTAAACACTGAACTAGTAACAAAATATTGGCAATTTTTTACCAATATTGATGATGCTATCATAGGATGTAATATTATTCAGAATCCCAGTTGCCATTGGCAACCACCCAAACAAGCTTTCCCACCATTGGTGCTCTCCTTGCTTCTTGATCCATTCCAGGACACGCTGTATTCTGTCTGTATCATGATGTACTCTACCCAGAGCTCTCtgtccttctttttttcatttattgtaCCAGTCCATATAACTCGGGGTGTTTCAGCAGGCTTTTTACTGCCCATTCTGACAGGGGTTGGTGATAACAGTGTCACACAGCAAGCTGTTGGCCTGTGCATTCTGGTTGTGGgcacagaagagctgaaatCACACCCTGGGTAagaacagaaatgcagagatCTGAGTGCCTGGCAAGTTGTCCTCTCATTGCCTACTGCTAAGTCACTACAGAGGGTTCTTAAGCATTCACATCCTTTCCCAACATGCACCAAGACAGACTCAAGattctcatttaaaaacaacagaCCCTTCTGTTCAGTATCTAAACAGGCGTCTGGAGCCTTTAAAGTTGGGCCTAAATAAATCTGTGTTGTTCTTTTACCATACCAACATCAATATCAATTGTTTCCCAGTCATTCCccctgtttgttttggaaaacCCAGACTCGGTGCTCTCTAATGCACAACACAGCCTGGAATTCCTAATGCCACAGCAGGGTAGATGCTGTTTGTCATTGCATCACCTACCATTAGTACAGAAGCACAAATTTTAGTCCTATTTGCACTGCATGTAAAATTAACAACTTGCTTCCACGCCTGTCCAAGAGAaacctttcttttccaaaggtGGAACGTGATCCCAGCTCACCTTCCTGGTTTCCAGCCCGAAAAACTCATTCTCTCCCTGATTATTGCAGCTACTGGACCCAGAACTGAGCCTGGAGGCAGCTCAGTGCTAATGAAATGTTGGCCTGAGaaattccagctgctgctgatcaCTGTCGGGCACTTTATCTAAATCAGAAGAGAGGACTGAGCTTACCCAGTCCTTACCTCCTCAAGCTGATGAAGCTTTCAAAGGTTGATCCATGGATTTCAAATTATTCATTGTTGTGTTGAGTTTGCTACCAAGTGTTTCTACATCAGTGGTGTTTAATACACCCAAGCCCATGCCTGTTTGTCTCTTTTTATACAGTATATTGTCCTCTGGTGTTTCCAAGAGGACCATCTGGTGCAGATGTGccccaaaagggaaaaattccACTTTAATAGTGGAAATATCTACTTGTACAGACACTTCCACTCTCTTGAATGACCAAGAAGGGTTAAGCAGTATTTGCTGCTGTCCCATTAATTTGGCTACATGTGGCCCAACCTTTGAATTTACCAAGAGAGAGGTTTCCTACCCTGCATAACTGGATGTTCTTGTGGATATTGTTGCTGTCAGTGTTGGGGTTGTTGTTGTTACGGGGTTTGTAATGTCTATTTTGAATGGAAATCACAGTCCCAGGCTGTCATTAACCCGGAGGCAAACCAGACAACCAGGCTGTACTCAAGTAAAATTGTGCCAACAATCCAGCTTGTCAAAGGTAGAAAgctttctgtccttttctgtgGGATTAAACCTGGTGGTGTACACAGAAATCAGAGATACCTTTTTACAAGGAGCTCCATTAATCACTCAGCatcctgctttgattttttttccccttactgTTCCTTGAGGTTGGTGAACTCTCCCATTATCTTAATCCCAGCTCCATTCACTTTCTGTATATACCTCATTTTTGTGCATAAGCACAGCAGAAAGGTTTCAATCTCTCTGATTAGACTGTATTCTCATGCTGGCTGTATACTTACCCTAAGCCTGAGACCaggttctggggttttttgcccaTAAATGAGGAATAATAGCatcaggggctggagcagcaccagggacaCTGGACTGGTGTCAGAGGTGGCTGCTATTTCTCCCTTGCAGCTTCCACCAGCCAGCAGggtgctggaaaggaaaaaaaaccaaaccaaaacacaattaaaaaataaataaaacaaaaaaaaaatcttggtggGGAAAATCCGAAGCAGTTACCccatttaaaaagaaggaaaaagcccTTGTGAACTGATTCCATATTTTGTACCATTCCTCTCCGTTTGCCTGGGGATAACCCAGGTCATACCCTCCTTTCTAGCCCACTGTGTGACCCATTGTCACTTTGTGCATAgtctggggacaggaggggcaCCATGGTCCCCAGCCACCCTCTTGCCTGTGCATGGGGTTGCCCTGGGAGATTCAAAATCAGGCAGGACACCCCAGGGAGCCTTggcctgccagcagctgccaccaTGGTCCCAAGAAGATGCTTTTGATCCCCAAACCCTATGTCTACAGACACCCTTTCTCCAAGGCACCATGGATATGGTCCTGGATGCCTCTGGCACTTCCTCACACCCTCCAGGTACCccaccagctgctcctcagccctccTGGCTCCTGGGCAGCAAGCCCATCACCAACCTCCAGAcaccctaaaaaaacccagcatgcACCCACCTCAGGGACTTGGGCCATGCCCTCTGCCCACAGTGCTTCCACTTGCTTGGGGAAGCAGCTGGCCAAGGCTGAGAACCAAACACACCAAGAAACTTCCTGCAAATAACCAACAAACCAAGACCCAGACCCAGACAAACTCTGCCACAGCCCTTTCCCTTGGGACAGTGACATTGTCCCCATCCCAAACACGTGGCTCCATCCCACCCCGCTTTGCCCGGAGCCTCCCGGTCTCCAAACACCCACCTGGCATCTCCACATCTCTTCTTCCCGTGGGAATCACTTTGGCCACTCCAAACCATCTCCCGTGACGTCGTGCTCCAGGGAAACCTTTCAGGTCCCCAGGGTGGGATCCTGTGGGACTCCGCATCTCTTCTTCCCGTGGGAATCACTTTGGCCACTCCAAAACCATCCCCTGTGACGTTGTCCTACACGGAAACCTTTCAGGTCCGTGGGGTGGGATCCTGTGAGTAGAACTCCAaccatccccctccccatctaCTCACCAAAACCTTACCTTGTCACCACCTCCCCGTTGGGCTCACTGGTGAAGTCCTGGTGCCATCTCCCCGATCCACTGGGATCCACTGCTCCCATCCCacatccctcccctccccctggACAACCCTCCCCGGCCACACGGGATGGGGGAAGAGGGCAGggaagcccccagccccctcgGCAATGAGCATCACAACCAGACAAGAGCGGCCACATGGAACAATCGTTTTAATGGATAGGCAGAGAGAGCCCCCtcgccgcccgcccgcccgcgcCCgggccccccaccccccaagtGCCCCCCACCAcgaggaaggaaaggaaaccgaaggaggaaaagcaggagagacCCCCCCTCCAAAACGTCCCCCGAGACGATCGATCCCGCGCTTCGGGTGACGGTTGGGCCACGGGGGTGCCAATCGCTTTGccttcttatttctttttttttgtttgtttgtttttgttttatatatatatatatatatatacacacacacacacgcacgcacATATACATacacgtatatatatatatatatatataaaaaaaatataaaactgagCTATCTAGATCTCCTTCGGTTCGCTTTATTCCGCCGCCAAGGGCGACGGAGAGGGGCCCTggtcccctcctgccctctgtcCCCGGTGACCCGAGGGCAGAAAGGTgaggggggtttttttttttgggggggacaTGTGGGACCGAGACGCTCGTCTCGTCTCGTGGAGGACCGATACACACCTAACTCCATATACAGCATGCAGTAATGGCAGCGGAAGGACCCTGCTGGGAACCGTGGCTAGAACGCTaacgaaaagaaaaaataattaaaaaaaaaattatatatatatatgtatatttatatatactgtatatatatatcccaTAAAAAGATTCAGCGTCTCCCTCTGCATCGACGCGTGGCAAGTGTCGCCCATGCCCTCAGCAGGAACTGTTTGGATGACGTTTTTTTGggctggttttggggggttttggtgcgacactcctcttcctcctccgtGCCAACTCGCCGGGCTCGTGAACCCCCTCTCGTGAACCTCCTCGGCCGGTGGTGCTCGGCAAACAGACTTCTCCTCTCCGCTTGCTCCCCTTCTCTCTCCGTTCTGGatggtttttatcttttttttttattttttttttttaactttttctttttttttttttttttttttaaatttttttttttcttcttttttttgcgTTTCTGTTTTGTAGGAACTAAGAGTTCTAGGCTCGTatcagaaaatataattaataaaattaaccATGACTCAGAATCCCTTCTCATTCACGATGTCCGCGGGTGGTACGATGAACGCGCGGCTCGGCGCCGGtgtccttcctccttttccGTTCGTGGTGGTGTGGAAACTGTTGAAGatctatatatctatacatatatatatatatatgtatatgtggatatatatatatatattctggaACACAAATGGCGGCACGCTCCATGAGAAGATGGGGGAATCTCGGCAAGAAGAAAACCGGCGGAGGACGGAGGGAGCggggggcaggggctgtggaggggtggagggcagggggagccCCGTGCCCCGATGGCCTCTCCCATCCTCCACG
Proteins encoded in this region:
- the OPCML gene encoding opioid-binding protein/cell adhesion molecule isoform X4, encoding MDNVTVRQGESATLRCTVDDRVTRVAWLNRSTILYAGNDKWSIDNRVVILSNTKTQYSIKIYNVDVYDEGPYTCSVQTDNHPKTSRVHLIVQVPPQIVNISSDITVNEGSSVTLMCLAFGRPEPTVTWRHLSGKGQGFVSEDEYLEITGITREQSGEYECSAVNDVAVPDVRKVKVTVNYPPYISNAKNTGASVGQKGILQCEASAVPVAEFQWFKEDTRLANGLEGVRIESKGRLSTLTFFNVSEKDYGNYTCVATNKLGNTNASIILYGPGAVHDGGNVASRAAAGLCLWASSLFARLLLDF
- the OPCML gene encoding opioid-binding protein/cell adhesion molecule isoform X1, with the protein product MGVGGCLALPWRCLVVLCLRLLFLVPAGVPVRSGDATFPKAMDNVTVRQGESATLRCTVDDRVTRVAWLNRSTILYAGNDKWSIDNRVVILSNTKTQYSIKIYNVDVYDEGPYTCSVQTDNHPKTSRVHLIVQVPPQIVNISSDITVNEGSSVTLMCLAFGRPEPTVTWRHLSGKGQGFVSEDEYLEITGITREQSGEYECSAVNDVAVPDVRKVKVTVNYPPYISNAKNTGASVGQKGILQCEASAVPVAEFQWFKEDTRLANGLEGVRIESKGRLSTLTFFNVSEKDYGNYTCVATNKLGNTNASIILYGPGAVHDGGNVASRAAAGLCLWASSLFARLLLDF
- the OPCML gene encoding opioid-binding protein/cell adhesion molecule isoform X3 → MWSTLSRCQAELSASLEVRGDISPQAWRRRRRSESRSRSCDFMCTVDDRVTRVAWLNRSTILYAGNDKWSIDNRVVILSNTKTQYSIKIYNVDVYDEGPYTCSVQTDNHPKTSRVHLIVQVPPQIVNISSDITVNEGSSVTLMCLAFGRPEPTVTWRHLSGKGQGFVSEDEYLEITGITREQSGEYECSAVNDVAVPDVRKVKVTVNYPPYISNAKNTGASVGQKGILQCEASAVPVAEFQWFKEDTRLANGLEGVRIESKGRLSTLTFFNVSEKDYGNYTCVATNKLGNTNASIILYGPGAVHDGGNVASRAAAGLCLWASSLFARLLLDF
- the OPCML gene encoding opioid-binding protein/cell adhesion molecule isoform X2, with amino-acid sequence MFHPACWIVFTATTALLFIPGVPVRSGDATFPKAMDNVTVRQGESATLRCTVDDRVTRVAWLNRSTILYAGNDKWSIDNRVVILSNTKTQYSIKIYNVDVYDEGPYTCSVQTDNHPKTSRVHLIVQVPPQIVNISSDITVNEGSSVTLMCLAFGRPEPTVTWRHLSGKGQGFVSEDEYLEITGITREQSGEYECSAVNDVAVPDVRKVKVTVNYPPYISNAKNTGASVGQKGILQCEASAVPVAEFQWFKEDTRLANGLEGVRIESKGRLSTLTFFNVSEKDYGNYTCVATNKLGNTNASIILYGPGAVHDGGNVASRAAAGLCLWASSLFARLLLDF